In Taeniopygia guttata chromosome 2, bTaeGut7.mat, whole genome shotgun sequence, one genomic interval encodes:
- the GFUS gene encoding GDP-L-fucose synthase produces the protein MSEVTKRILVTGGTGLVGRAIEKVVADGEGRPDEEWIFVSSRDADLTSSSETKALFERHKPTHVIHLAAMVGGLFKNIRSNLDFWRTNIHINDNVLHTAHESGVQKVVSCLSTCIFPDKTTYPIDETMIHNGPPHSSNFGYSYAKRMIDVQNRGYSEQHGRRFTAVIPTNVFGPHDNFNIEDGHVLPGLIHKVYLAKQSGSALTVWGTGKPRRQFIYSLDLARLFLWVLREYDEVEPIILSVGEEDEVSIREAAEAIAEAMEFRGELVFDTTKSDGQFKKTASNAKLRRYLPEFQFTPFRKAVKETCAWFNANYASARK, from the exons ATGAGCGAGGTGACCAAGCGCATCCTGGTGACAGGTGGCACCGGCCTGGTGGGCAGAGCCATCGAGAAGGTGGTGGCCGATGGAGAGGGGCGGCCGGACGAGGAGTGGATCTTCGTGTCCTCCCGAGACGCCGACTTGAC GAGCAGCTCCGAGACCAAAGCCCTGTTTGAGAGGCACAAGCCCACCCACGTCATCCACCTGGCTGCCATGGTCGGGGGTCTTTTCAAAAACATCCGCTCCAACCTGGATTTTTGG AGGACAAACATCCACATCAACGACAACGTCCTGCACACGGCCCACGAGTCGGGGGTGCAGAAGGTGGTCTCCTGCCTCTCCACCTGCATCTTCCCAGACAAGACCACCTATCCCATCGATGAGACCATG ATCCACAACGGGCCGCCTCATAGCTCCAACTTTGGCTACTCCTATGCCAAAAGGATGATCGATGTCCAAAATAG GGGTTATTCCGAGCAGCACGGCCGACGCTTCACCGCCGTCATTCCCACCAACGTCTTCGGGCCGCACGACAACTTCAACATCGAGGACGGCCACGTCCTGCCGGGGCTCATCCACAAGGTCTACCTGGCCAAAC AGTCCGGCTCTGCTCTGACCGTCTGGGGAACGGGCAAGCCCAGGAGACAGTTCATCTATTCCTTG GACCTGGCCCGACTTTTCCTTTGGGTCCTGCGGGAATACGATGAGGTGGAACCAATAATTTTGTCAG TGGGAGAAGAAGATGAAGTCTCCATCCGGGAAGCGGCAGAGGCCATCGCGGAGGCTATGGAATTCAGGGGAGAGCTCGTT TTTGACACCACCAAGTCCGACGGGCAGTTCAAGAAGACGGCCAGCAATGCCAAGCTCCGGCGGTACCTGCCCGAATTCCAGTTCACACCTTTCAGGAAAG ccgTGAAGGAAACCTGTGCCTGGTTCAACGCCAACTATGCCAGCGCCAGGAAGTGa
- the LOC115493583 gene encoding uncharacterized protein isoform X1, with the protein MLLQISRAVLLLWFLGWLGLAAPPEKEELWETWMRFALDETPVAHLLQDIPHRTGNVSSRGAEQLRGGHQVVPSNLHQQQERSQDVHPQPESILVLQEVTEKLQKVNQSLELMLTALENALIRLEKHLEQLRAIPDLDGQSQSATSSCVPYLTLLVLPLVPASFRVILLLLFLASSALGIPAISTFLVLAAAGHWLLVSTCRGAGRIRPVVPREEPRFRLTSTPERECDMELLQEELDRMEMSCLQDERCPQDPSHLEQPQEVAEDIPEFLGQVSPDSGGQRTALNSCGVTPELLMDAGKLWEPKPCSPMANVSLCQGVTRAGQRCRKKAIPGQEFCHIHTTSSSLAMDSSRHF; encoded by the exons ATGCTGCTCCAAATCTCccgggctgtgctgctcctctggtttttggggtggttggGCCTCGCTGCCCCCCCAGAGAAG GAGGAGCTCTGGGAGACCTGGATGAGGTTCGCGCTGGATGAGACCCCCGTGGCCCATCTCCTGCAGGACATCCCCCACCGGACGG GGAATGTGAGCAGCCgtggggctgagcagctccGGGGAGGACACCAGGTTGTCCCATCCAACCTCCATCAGCAGCAGGAAAGATCTCAGGATGTTCATCCCCAACCAG AGAGCATCCTGGTCCTTCAGGAGGTGACGGAGAAGCTGCAGAAGGTCAACCAGAGCCTGGAGCTGATGCTGACGGCCTTGGAAAACGCACTAATCCGGCTGGAAAAacacctggagcagctcagagccATCCCTGACCTGGATG GTCAGAGCCAAAGTGCCACCTCCTCTTGTGTGCCATATTTGACGCTCCTGGTTCTCCCACTGGTGCCGGCGTCATTCCGGGtcatccttctcctcctcttcctcgctTCCAGCGCCCTCGGCATCCCAGCAATCTCCACTTTCCTGGTCCTTGCTGCAGCAG GGCATTGGCTGCTGGTTTCCACCTGCCGCGGTGCCGGAAGGATCCGGCCGGTGGTTCCCCGGGAAGAGCCCCGCTTCCGGCTCACCTCCACCCCGGAGAG GGAATGCGATATGGAACTGCTGCAAGAGGAGCTGGACAGGATGGAGATGAGCTGCCTGCAAGATGAGAGGTGCCCACAAG ACCCTTCgcacctggagcagccccaAGAGGTGGCCGAGGACATTCCCGAATTCCTAGGGCAGGTGTCACCCGACTCCGGTGGCCAGAGGACAGCACTGAACTCGTGTGGG GTGACACCGGAGCTGCTGATGGATGCTGGGAAGCTCTGGGAGCCCAAACCCTGCAGCCCAATGGCCAACGT gtccctgtgccagggtgtcaccagggctgggcagcGGTGCCGGAAGAAAGCGATTCCCGGGCAGGAATTCTGTCACATCCACACCACCAGCAGTAGCTTGGCCATGGATTCATCCCGCCATTTTTGA
- the PYCR3 gene encoding pyrroline-5-carboxylate reductase 3 has product MEAAELWVGFVGAGRMAGGLVRGLLQAGKVPASNVLASAPSDKNLDAWRELGCRTTHCNLEVVHRSTLVFLATKPHVLPGVLEEIRPAVGSHHIVVSLVAGVTIQTLQRLLPPSTKVLRIMPNLPCVVQAGAMVFSRGSNAGDAESALLQNLLSSCGLCEEVPESYIDIHTGLSGSGVAYVYLFAEALAEGAVKMGMPGALASRIAAQTLLGAAKMLLETGEHPAKLRGDVCTPGGTTIYALHQLEKGALRATVMDAVEAATNRACDMAKD; this is encoded by the exons ATGGAGGCGGCCGAGCTGTGGGTCGGGTTCGTGGGCGCCGGGCGCATGGCCGGGGGGCTCGTCCGGGGGCTGCTGCAGGCGG GGAAGGTTCCAGCCAGCAACGTCCTGGCCAGCGCTCCCTCGGACAAAAACCTGGATGCTTGGAGG GAGTTGGGCTGCCGGACCACGCACTGCAACCTGGAAGTGGTGCACAGGAGCACCCTGGTCTTCCTGGCCACCAAACCCCACGTCCTGCCGGGTGTCCTGGAGGAGATCCGTCCTGCCGTGGGGTCCCACCACATCGTCGTGTCGCTGGTGGCCGGCGTCACCATCCAGACACTGCAGCGG ctcctcccgcCCTCGACCAAAGTGCTGCGGATCATGCCCAACCTGCCCTGCGTGGTGCAGGCGGGGGCCATGGTCTTCTCCCGGGGCAGCAACGCGGGTGACGCGGAATCCGCGCTCCTCCAGAACCTCCTGTCCTCCTGCGGCCTCTGCGAGGAGGTCCCCGAGTCCTACATCGACATCCACACCGGGCTCAGCGGCAGCGGCGTGGCCTAC GTGTACCTGTTCGCCGAGGCGCTGGCCGAGGGCGCGGTGAAGATGGGAATGCCGGGCGCCTTGGCCAGCAGGATCGCGGCGCAGACGCTGCTG GGTGCAGCCAAGATGCTGCTGGAGACGGGGGAGCATCCGGCCAAGCTGAGGGGGGACGTCTGCACGCCCGGGGGCACCACGATCTACGCCCTGCACCAGCTGGAGAAGGGAGCGCTCCGGGCCACCGTCATGGATGCCGTGGAGGCGGCCACCAACCGGGCGTGTGACATGGCCAAGGACTAA
- the TIGD5 gene encoding tigger transposable element-derived protein 5, with protein sequence MAGGRRAGGGGGGGGGGGGSSASPGGVSVKMSLRRAYSIKDKLQAIERVKKGERQASVCRAFGVPGGTLRGWLKDEAKLRWFLEQLGGEVGTQRKKMRLANEEEIDRAVYAWFLALRQHGVPLSGPLIQAQAEAFARQIYGPECTFKASHGWFWRWQKRHGISSQRIYGEGGLPAEPERAPAARAEVLPDAGGYGDEQIYNANITTLFWKLLPAAGIAARRPARGERVTVLLAANLTGSHKLKPLVVGGLRDPASLRHHNQEKFPACYRYGAEARLAPALLRAWFFEDFVPGVKRYLRRSCLQQKAVLLLSAAPSPEGSPPLLQTPDGSIRALFLSKGHSGSGSAGAGGRIPAPLEQGVVSAFKQLYKRELLRLAVSCGGPGSPADFVRSFLLKDMLYLAGLSWDLIPPGSIEKCWLLGLRAAFEPQPGEEEHGDTPGGEEGGGDSKVFSDLTHLAALAFKRLAPEEVSDWLHLDDAAPGAEEDDEDAKEEGTESCGAEEDEEEEAAGGKSEGGDALLPTAREAIRGLETALRWLEGQDPREVGPLKLVQLRSLISMAQRLRRGRSPQP encoded by the coding sequence ATGGCGGGAGGGCGgcgggcaggaggaggaggaggaggaggaggaggaggaggaggcagcagcgcATCACCCGGGGGAGTGTCGGTGAAGATGTCGCTTCGCCGCGCCTACTCCATCAAGGACAAGCTGCAGGCTATCGAAAGGGTGAAGAAGGGCGAGCGGCAGGCGTCGGTGTGCCGGGCTTTTGGGGTGCCGGGGGGGACCCTCCGGGGGTGGCTGAAGGACGAGGCGAAGCTGCGCTggttcctggagcagctgggcgGCGAGGTGGGCACCCAACGCAAGAAGATGCGCTTGGCCAACGAGGAGGAGATCGACCGCGCTGTCTACGCCTGGTTCCTCGCCCTGCGCCAGCACGGCGTGCCGCTCTCCGGACCCCTCATCCAGGCCCAGGCAGAAGCCTTCGCCCGGCAGATCTACGGGCCCGAATGTACCTTCAAGGCGAGCCACGGTTGGTTCTGGCGCTGGCAGAAGCGCCACGGCATCTCCAGCCAGCGCATCTACGGCGAGGGCGGCCTGCCCGCCGAGCCCGAGCGCGCCCCGGCCGCCCGCGCCGAGGTCCTGCCCGATGCCGGCGGCTACGGTGATGAGCAGATCTACAACGCCAACATCACCACGCTCTTCTGGAAGCTTCTTCCCGCTGCTGGAATCGCGGCGAGGCGTCCGGCCCGCGGCGAGCGCGTCACGGTGCTGCTGGCCGCCAACTTGACCGGCTCCCACAAACTCAAACCTTTGGTGGTCGGAGGTCTCCGCGACCCCGCCAGCCTGCGGCATCACAACCAGGAGAAATTCCCGGCTTGCTACCGCTACGGCGCCGAGGCCCGGCTGGCGCCAGCGCTGCTGCGGGCTTGGTTCTTTGAGGACTTCGTGCCGGGCGTCAAGCGGTACCTGCGGcggagctgcctgcagcagaaggctgtgctgctgctcagcgCCGCACCCTCCCCCGAGGGTTCTCCACCTCTGCTCCAGACTCCGGATGGCTCCATCCGCGCGCTCTTCCTCTCCAAGGGTCACTCCGGCAGCGGCTCGGCTGGAGCGGGAGGCCGAATCCCGGCACCGCTGGAGCAAGGGGTGGTGTCGGCCTTCAAGCAGCTCTACAAGCGGGAATTGCTGCGCTTGGCCGTGTCCTGCGGCGGCCCCGGCAGCCCCGCGGACTTTGTGCGCTCCTTCCTCCTCAAGGACATGCTGTACCTGGCCGGCCTCTCCTGGGATCTCATCCCGCCCGGATCCATCGAGAagtgctggctgctggggctgcgtgCCGCCTTCGAGCCCCAGCCTGGCGAGGAAGAGCACGGGGACACTccaggaggggaggaaggcGGAGGGGATAGCAAGGTCTTCAGTGACCTGACCCACCTGGCCGCCTTGGCCTTCAAGCGCTTGGCTCCCGAGGAAGTGTCCGACTGGTTGCACTTGGATGACGCGGCCCCGGGTGCGGAGGAGGACGATGAGGACGCCAAGGAGGAAGGCACCGAGAGCTGCGGGGcggaggaggatgaggaggaggaagcagctggtggcAAAAGTGAAGGAGGAGATGCTTTGCTGCCCACGGCTCGGGAAGCCATCCGGGGTCTGGAGACGGCGCTGCGCtggctggagggacaggacccccGGGAAGTGGGGCCGCTGAAGTTGGTGCAGCTCCGCTCCCTCATCTCCATGGCCCAGCGGCTGCGCCGCGGCCGCAGCCCCCAACCCTAG
- the LOC115493583 gene encoding uncharacterized protein isoform X2: MLLQISRAVLLLWFLGWLGLAAPPEKEELWETWMRFALDETPVAHLLQDIPHRTGNVSSRGAEQLRGGHQVVPSNLHQQQERSQDVHPQPESILVLQEVTEKLQKVNQSLELMLTALENALIRLEKHLEQLRAIPDLDGQSQSATSSCVPYLTLLVLPLVPASFRVILLLLFLASSALGIPAISTFLVLAAAGHWLLVSTCRGAGRIRPVVPREEPRFRLTSTPERECDMELLQEELDRMEMSCLQDERPFAPGAAPRGGRGHSRIPRAGVTRLRWPEDSTELVWGDTGAADGCWEALGAQTLQPNGQRVPVPGCHQGWAAVPEESDSRAGILSHPHHQQ, encoded by the exons ATGCTGCTCCAAATCTCccgggctgtgctgctcctctggtttttggggtggttggGCCTCGCTGCCCCCCCAGAGAAG GAGGAGCTCTGGGAGACCTGGATGAGGTTCGCGCTGGATGAGACCCCCGTGGCCCATCTCCTGCAGGACATCCCCCACCGGACGG GGAATGTGAGCAGCCgtggggctgagcagctccGGGGAGGACACCAGGTTGTCCCATCCAACCTCCATCAGCAGCAGGAAAGATCTCAGGATGTTCATCCCCAACCAG AGAGCATCCTGGTCCTTCAGGAGGTGACGGAGAAGCTGCAGAAGGTCAACCAGAGCCTGGAGCTGATGCTGACGGCCTTGGAAAACGCACTAATCCGGCTGGAAAAacacctggagcagctcagagccATCCCTGACCTGGATG GTCAGAGCCAAAGTGCCACCTCCTCTTGTGTGCCATATTTGACGCTCCTGGTTCTCCCACTGGTGCCGGCGTCATTCCGGGtcatccttctcctcctcttcctcgctTCCAGCGCCCTCGGCATCCCAGCAATCTCCACTTTCCTGGTCCTTGCTGCAGCAG GGCATTGGCTGCTGGTTTCCACCTGCCGCGGTGCCGGAAGGATCCGGCCGGTGGTTCCCCGGGAAGAGCCCCGCTTCCGGCTCACCTCCACCCCGGAGAG GGAATGCGATATGGAACTGCTGCAAGAGGAGCTGGACAGGATGGAGATGAGCTGCCTGCAAGATGAGAG ACCCTTCgcacctggagcagccccaAGAGGTGGCCGAGGACATTCCCGAATTCCTAGGGCAGGTGTCACCCGACTCCGGTGGCCAGAGGACAGCACTGAACTCGTGTGGG GTGACACCGGAGCTGCTGATGGATGCTGGGAAGCTCTGGGAGCCCAAACCCTGCAGCCCAATGGCCAACGT gtccctgtgccagggtgtcaccagggctgggcagcGGTGCCGGAAGAAAGCGATTCCCGGGCAGGAATTCTGTCACATCCACACCACCAGCAGTAG